The Armatimonadota bacterium genome includes a region encoding these proteins:
- a CDS encoding DUF5658 family protein produces the protein MHITFSKESIVLIAICLADMLFTIVVIAMGKAVEANPLMAECIRRGFWHFCLVKIGVVIPLVVLAEWYRNYNPVFVRKALRVGITGYISLYFGVLLAVNLF, from the coding sequence ATGCATATTACTTTTAGCAAAGAGAGTATTGTACTGATTGCAATATGCCTAGCCGATATGCTGTTCACCATTGTAGTTATTGCAATGGGCAAAGCAGTGGAGGCAAACCCATTAATGGCTGAATGCATTCGCCGGGGCTTTTGGCATTTCTGTTTAGTTAAGATTGGTGTTGTTATTCCGCTTGTAGTGCTTGCTGAGTGGTATAGGAACTATAACCCAGTTTTCGTGCGGAAAGCTCTACGCGTTGGAATCACAGGGTATATTAGTCTATATTTTGGCGTACTGCTTGCCGTTAATCTTTTTTAA
- a CDS encoding AsnC family transcriptional regulator, producing the protein MDYLDRQILNIIQTDFPLESRPFQTIAERLGTTESEILLRVRQLIESGVIRKIGPVFDSRKLGYESTLIAMKVPENRLLEVATIVNEFPQVTHNYGRRHKYNLWFTLVCQNSSEIDNIVSQIRAKTGISDIYLLPAERMFKIDVNFRF; encoded by the coding sequence GTGGACTACCTGGATAGACAGATTTTGAACATTATTCAAACAGACTTCCCTCTTGAATCTCGGCCGTTTCAAACAATTGCAGAGCGCTTGGGGACTACTGAATCAGAAATCCTCTTACGTGTTAGACAACTTATCGAATCCGGTGTTATTCGAAAGATTGGACCAGTGTTTGATTCTCGTAAGCTTGGCTATGAAAGCACCCTCATAGCAATGAAAGTTCCAGAAAATCGCCTTTTGGAAGTTGCAACCATTGTGAACGAGTTTCCACAGGTGACACACAATTATGGCAGAAGACACAAATATAATCTGTGGTTTACATTGGTATGCCAAAATTCGTCTGAAATAGACAATATCGTATCCCAAATTAGAGCCAAAACAGGCATCTCGGACATATATTTGCTACCAGCTGAGCGAATGTTCAAAATAGACGTGAACTTTAGGTTCTAA
- a CDS encoding Lrp/AsnC family transcriptional regulator has protein sequence MNEKQKSIIRVFNNGLPVEKEPFKAVSEAIGIAEEELLSQLKAWKSDGTIRRFGALVRHHQAGFQANAMGVWNVPDTLIESFAGIATRYREISHCYQRPRLHDFPYNIYTMIHGRTEVDCEKIAQAVSEETGVEDYILLYTIAEFKKSSPLFFLENRR, from the coding sequence ATGAACGAGAAACAAAAAAGCATAATACGTGTCTTTAATAATGGCTTGCCGGTTGAGAAAGAACCATTCAAAGCGGTATCAGAAGCCATTGGCATCGCCGAAGAGGAACTCCTTTCTCAGCTTAAAGCATGGAAATCCGACGGGACTATTCGCCGCTTTGGCGCCTTGGTCAGACATCATCAGGCAGGCTTCCAAGCTAATGCAATGGGCGTGTGGAACGTACCAGATACTTTAATAGAAAGCTTTGCGGGTATTGCAACGAGGTATCGTGAGATAAGCCACTGCTACCAACGCCCTAGGCTTCATGATTTTCCCTACAACATATATACTATGATTCACGGGCGAACAGAGGTAGATTGCGAGAAGATTGCACAAGCCGTTTCCGAGGAAACTGGAGTGGAAGACTACATATTGCTTTACACAATCGCTGAGTTCAAGAAGTCAAGCCCCTTGTTTTTCCTGGAAAATAGGAGATAA
- a CDS encoding quinate 5-dehydrogenase — protein sequence MKRIVSVSLGSPKGDKTVRATLLGEEFEIARIGTNGDFKRFAELMRELDGKVDAIGLGGIDRYLYAGKRRYTIRDADKLARLAIKTPVVDGSGIKNTLERETIEWLQREGIVDFQTKKVLLVCGVDRFGMAESLWRLTRPKGRVIYGDLLFNVGVPIPITSWGMLKILGLIFLPLICRLPFKWLYPIGEQQEKNTPRHEKYFRWADVVAGDYKIIKRFMPMPESEAMAGKVIITNTLTQSDIDNMKACKVKMLVTSTREFDGRTFATNVVEGILVALSGKRPEEMTEQDYIELLRKLDWQPTVRILND from the coding sequence ATGAAGCGCATTGTCAGCGTGAGCCTAGGCTCGCCGAAAGGAGATAAAACAGTTAGGGCTACTCTTCTGGGCGAAGAGTTCGAGATAGCCAGGATTGGGACAAATGGCGACTTCAAACGATTTGCCGAGTTAATGCGCGAATTAGACGGGAAAGTAGACGCAATCGGACTTGGTGGCATAGACCGATATCTTTATGCTGGGAAACGACGGTATACAATCCGAGACGCAGATAAATTAGCACGCTTAGCCATTAAAACCCCAGTTGTTGATGGTAGTGGCATCAAAAACACACTTGAACGCGAGACCATCGAATGGCTTCAGCGCGAGGGAATCGTGGACTTCCAAACCAAGAAAGTCTTGCTAGTTTGCGGGGTGGACCGCTTCGGCATGGCAGAATCACTTTGGCGATTAACACGACCCAAAGGCCGAGTTATCTATGGCGATTTGCTGTTCAATGTTGGCGTGCCGATACCAATAACCTCATGGGGCATGCTAAAAATACTTGGACTGATTTTCCTGCCGCTAATCTGCAGGCTGCCGTTCAAATGGCTCTATCCAATCGGCGAGCAACAGGAGAAGAATACGCCTAGACACGAGAAGTACTTCCGCTGGGCAGATGTCGTGGCAGGCGACTACAAAATAATAAAGAGGTTTATGCCCATGCCCGAGTCCGAAGCTATGGCTGGTAAGGTAATTATTACAAATACGCTTACCCAATCTGACATTGACAACATGAAAGCCTGCAAAGTCAAAATGCTGGTTACATCTACTCGGGAGTTCGATGGAAGAACATTTGCAACAAATGTAGTCGAGGGAATCCTTGTAGCACTATCAGGTAAGCGACCAGAAGAAATGACGGAACAAGACTATATTGAACTTCTGAGAAAACTTGACTGGCAACCAACGGTGAGAATACTCAATGATTAA
- a CDS encoding FAD-binding protein produces the protein MRKSILHKLQEISGSKYVLTAPEDLVCYGYDAQHVEYCPEAIVRAGSAEEVCAILRLANEEGLHVTPRGAGTGLSGGSVPAAGGLVLDLGRMNRIIEIDQSNLLATVEPGVITADLASAVEAVGLMYPPDPGSIKVSTLGGNVAENAGGLRAIKYGVTADYIKAIEGATPTGEFFKAGAVTMKSVAGYDLVHLLCGSEGTLAVFTKLTFKLLPLPKARRSMVGLFPQLTQAAETVSAIISAGIMPATLEIMDNVTIRTVEEFKKIGLPIDAGAMLLLEVDGASAQVVEEADKAARIMTSHNASEVQIASTHEERDKVWEARRSALAALARVRPTAILEDATVPRNQLADMVSEINRIANKYSLTIGTFGHAGDGNLHPTILTDQRDKEEMARVEKAIDEIFNAALQLGGTVSGEHGIGFAKSRYLACEVGPGALGMMRTIKSALDPKGILNPGKIFTDQTT, from the coding sequence ATGCGCAAATCCATATTACATAAATTACAAGAGATATCAGGATCTAAGTATGTGCTTACTGCTCCAGAGGACTTGGTTTGCTATGGCTATGATGCTCAACACGTTGAGTATTGCCCAGAAGCTATCGTAAGAGCTGGCAGTGCCGAGGAAGTCTGTGCAATCCTTCGCTTGGCAAACGAGGAAGGTTTGCATGTTACACCCCGTGGTGCTGGCACTGGGTTAAGCGGCGGCTCTGTTCCTGCTGCTGGGGGGCTTGTACTTGATCTAGGACGCATGAACCGAATTATTGAGATTGACCAATCAAATCTGCTCGCGACGGTTGAGCCTGGCGTTATCACCGCCGACCTCGCATCCGCAGTCGAGGCAGTTGGTCTCATGTACCCACCTGACCCAGGAAGCATCAAGGTTTCGACTTTGGGTGGCAACGTAGCTGAGAATGCGGGTGGTCTTCGAGCAATTAAATATGGAGTAACAGCAGACTATATTAAGGCGATTGAAGGGGCAACCCCAACAGGTGAGTTTTTCAAAGCTGGAGCAGTCACCATGAAATCAGTAGCTGGTTATGATTTAGTGCATCTCTTATGTGGCTCTGAAGGTACACTGGCGGTGTTCACAAAACTTACCTTCAAGCTCCTTCCTTTACCAAAGGCACGCCGTTCCATGGTTGGTCTTTTCCCACAGCTAACACAAGCAGCAGAAACGGTATCAGCTATTATTAGCGCAGGCATTATGCCTGCCACGCTGGAGATAATGGACAATGTGACCATTCGCACTGTAGAGGAGTTCAAGAAAATTGGACTTCCGATTGACGCAGGCGCTATGCTTTTGCTGGAAGTTGACGGCGCATCTGCCCAAGTTGTCGAGGAAGCAGACAAGGCAGCCCGCATAATGACATCGCATAACGCTTCAGAAGTTCAAATAGCCTCAACCCATGAGGAGCGGGACAAGGTTTGGGAAGCAAGGCGTTCGGCCCTTGCCGCATTGGCTCGAGTTCGCCCTACCGCTATTCTTGAAGATGCCACTGTGCCGCGAAATCAACTCGCCGACATGGTTAGCGAAATTAATCGTATTGCAAACAAATATTCTCTTACGATTGGAACATTTGGACATGCAGGAGATGGCAACCTTCATCCAACAATCCTGACTGACCAGCGAGATAAAGAGGAAATGGCGCGTGTCGAGAAAGCCATCGACGAGATATTCAATGCGGCTCTGCAGCTTGGCGGAACTGTCTCTGGCGAGCACGGAATCGGATTTGCTAAATCAAGATACCTAGCTTGCGAAGTCGGCCCAGGTGCTTTAGGTATGATGCGCACCATTAAATCTGCCCTAGACCCAAAAGGGATTCTGAACCCCGGAAAGATATTTACTGACCAAACGACATGA
- a CDS encoding (Fe-S)-binding protein — protein sequence MLNELDRLTFNCIKCGYCKAACPVYKEIGEEAASPRGRVRLIRGVYAGDVSLSQRYRKLIELCISCRACTAECPSGVSPNQAVLNARHHLAIECGIPLIKRLIFRRAMTARRMFPASAKLLGFLQRAIILQSRYSPARLILPILGLPFDKAIPYFQLKTFRDRMPEVIPTTNRKYRVAYFVGCGANLIYPEIGEAVVNLLTYFGVEVVIPRKQMCCGTPVFTSGDFEGATHLARQNLKVLSNLDVDAIITACGSCGTTIKHEWHDLLGIEVPSELTSKVYDITEFLTDCLAVSLSAHIPKAKTITYHDPCHLVRGMGVQNQPRKLLSSLADTRYVELASADTCCGGGGAYSIYHPDMSRKIGARKVDNVLKTEADLVATGCPVCILQLREMFSIARILRQVEHTAVVLNRALKEKSQN from the coding sequence ATGTTAAATGAACTCGACCGCCTGACTTTTAATTGCATAAAGTGTGGTTATTGCAAAGCAGCATGCCCCGTTTATAAGGAAATTGGCGAAGAAGCTGCTTCACCTAGAGGACGCGTTCGCCTGATTCGGGGAGTATATGCCGGCGATGTCTCGCTTAGTCAAAGATATCGCAAACTCATCGAATTATGCATAAGCTGTCGTGCATGCACAGCAGAGTGCCCAAGCGGCGTCAGCCCCAATCAGGCGGTACTCAATGCACGACATCATCTTGCGATTGAATGCGGCATCCCCCTAATAAAGCGCCTGATATTCCGTCGTGCAATGACTGCTAGAAGGATGTTCCCCGCAAGTGCCAAACTTCTCGGTTTCCTTCAGCGAGCAATCATCCTACAAAGCAGATACAGTCCAGCCAGGCTAATCCTACCCATCCTTGGCCTTCCATTTGACAAAGCAATTCCTTACTTTCAGCTCAAAACCTTTCGCGACCGCATGCCGGAGGTCATACCAACAACAAATAGAAAGTACCGCGTAGCATACTTTGTGGGGTGTGGGGCAAACCTGATTTACCCGGAGATTGGAGAAGCAGTCGTCAATCTATTAACTTACTTTGGAGTCGAAGTCGTCATCCCACGCAAGCAAATGTGCTGTGGGACACCAGTATTCACCTCAGGTGATTTTGAAGGTGCAACACATCTAGCAAGACAAAACCTTAAAGTCTTGAGCAACTTGGATGTTGACGCAATTATCACCGCTTGTGGGTCCTGCGGCACAACGATAAAGCATGAATGGCACGATCTCCTAGGAATTGAAGTCCCAAGTGAGCTAACGTCAAAAGTCTATGATATTACTGAATTTCTCACCGATTGTTTGGCAGTTTCTCTTAGTGCACATATACCAAAGGCAAAGACTATCACGTATCATGACCCATGCCACCTCGTCAGAGGTATGGGGGTACAAAATCAACCCAGAAAACTGCTCTCATCGTTGGCTGACACAAGGTATGTCGAGCTCGCAAGCGCAGACACATGCTGTGGAGGCGGTGGTGCATACAGCATCTACCATCCAGACATGTCACGAAAGATAGGCGCAAGAAAGGTAGATAATGTTTTGAAGACCGAGGCGGACCTAGTTGCGACCGGTTGCCCTGTGTGCATTCTCCAACTGCGAGAAATGTTTTCAATTGCCAGAATTCTGCGCCAGGTCGAACACACTGCAGTTGTACTCAACCGTGCATTGAAGGAAAAATCGCAGAACTAG
- a CDS encoding DUF1848 domain-containing protein yields MNVISASRRTDIPAFYSEWFISRIRKGYVRWMNPFSNVVYDVSLLPKDVLAIVFWSKNYLPLLPYLDELDAGGYQMVFHFTITGLPKVFEPRVPDTADMVKCARILSGRYGAESVLWRYDPILISTATDSEYHFRRFRELCAQLEGVVKRCYFSFVYYYEKVLRNTKIHAIKTGIECIDLPQPERITLANILADIAANHGIEMYSCCGDYLVGSKIKKAHCVDGELLKQLFPDRVTNLVEHPTRKECGCYESKDIGTYDTCPHGCVYCYANSNKRATIRSYEAHDPGADILGLKC; encoded by the coding sequence ATGAATGTTATTTCTGCTAGCAGAAGAACAGATATCCCTGCTTTTTATTCAGAATGGTTCATAAGCCGGATTCGAAAGGGTTACGTTCGATGGATGAATCCGTTTTCAAATGTAGTATATGATGTATCGCTACTTCCAAAAGATGTATTGGCGATTGTCTTCTGGTCGAAGAATTACCTGCCTCTTTTGCCCTATCTCGACGAACTTGATGCTGGTGGTTATCAAATGGTTTTTCATTTTACAATTACAGGATTGCCAAAGGTGTTCGAACCAAGGGTGCCAGACACGGCAGATATGGTAAAATGCGCCCGAATACTTTCAGGGCGATATGGTGCTGAGAGCGTTCTGTGGCGTTATGACCCCATCCTAATATCGACTGCGACAGATAGCGAATACCATTTTAGGCGGTTTCGTGAACTTTGTGCTCAATTAGAAGGAGTAGTGAAGCGCTGTTATTTCAGCTTTGTTTACTATTATGAAAAAGTCTTACGAAATACTAAGATTCATGCTATCAAAACTGGAATCGAATGCATAGATTTGCCCCAACCCGAGCGAATTACGCTAGCCAATATCCTTGCGGACATCGCGGCCAATCATGGAATCGAGATGTATTCTTGTTGTGGAGATTATCTTGTTGGGAGCAAAATAAAGAAGGCGCACTGTGTTGATGGAGAGCTCCTAAAGCAATTGTTTCCTGATAGAGTGACTAATTTAGTCGAACATCCCACGAGGAAAGAATGTGGGTGCTATGAGAGTAAGGATATTGGAACATATGATACCTGCCCCCATGGTTGCGTATACTGCTACGCAAACTCAAATAAACGTGCTACGATTCGTAGTTATGAAGCTCATGACCCAGGAGCTGATATCTTAGGTCTCAAATGTTGA
- a CDS encoding MFS transporter yields MFFEKAVPKEVRNAYRRDALSGLLVGVYNGAIFPFIGFIARDELHSSTSLIALITSAPYVGSMFALFYANAMEGKAKMPYVVWSGVIARALFLLTLFTMTPLRFALIASAAQLVATVSGPAYAAVLKEIYPDEHRGRIMGYIRVGLAATSFFSTLAVGQLLKRHILDFNYIFPIGALFGITSSLVFGTIRTAPIDPKSNNYKPSTVQFLQSTLAIFKEDRNYAWFALSVFTFGFGNLIVAPLYPVFQVDQLHITAAQVAMLSNITTVIWMFSYLYWGKYVDMQSPLKAVMVNVLMVSLVPFAYFLANNVWMLIPAAIINGITMAGIELSYFNSILYFAKEGRESHYQALHSFLLGIRGTIAPFIGAALVAFFRTSHIDIRFVFLISMLLMLLGAVLQLVGVKSRY; encoded by the coding sequence GTGTTCTTCGAAAAAGCCGTACCAAAAGAGGTAAGGAATGCATATCGCCGCGACGCATTGTCCGGATTGCTAGTTGGCGTATACAACGGTGCAATTTTTCCATTTATTGGGTTCATTGCAAGAGACGAGCTTCACTCCAGTACTTCGCTAATTGCTTTGATAACATCAGCTCCCTATGTGGGAAGCATGTTTGCATTGTTTTACGCAAACGCAATGGAAGGCAAGGCTAAAATGCCTTATGTAGTTTGGTCAGGTGTAATCGCGCGAGCACTATTTCTACTTACTCTTTTCACGATGACCCCTCTTCGTTTCGCGCTAATTGCATCAGCCGCACAGCTCGTAGCCACAGTTTCCGGACCAGCCTATGCCGCAGTACTCAAAGAGATTTACCCTGATGAACATCGAGGCCGAATAATGGGCTATATCAGGGTTGGACTTGCGGCAACAAGCTTCTTTTCCACCTTAGCGGTTGGCCAACTGCTTAAAAGGCATATTCTCGATTTTAACTACATATTCCCAATTGGTGCTCTTTTCGGCATCACATCGTCCTTGGTTTTCGGAACCATAAGAACAGCTCCCATTGACCCAAAATCAAACAATTACAAACCATCAACAGTTCAGTTTTTGCAGAGCACGCTTGCCATCTTCAAAGAAGACCGCAACTATGCTTGGTTTGCGCTCTCGGTATTCACGTTCGGATTTGGAAATTTGATTGTGGCGCCACTCTATCCTGTATTTCAGGTAGACCAACTGCACATTACAGCAGCACAAGTCGCCATGTTATCAAACATTACAACAGTTATTTGGATGTTCTCTTATCTATATTGGGGAAAATATGTGGATATGCAGAGCCCATTAAAAGCAGTGATGGTAAATGTCTTGATGGTAAGCCTAGTGCCCTTTGCTTACTTCTTGGCAAACAATGTTTGGATGTTGATTCCAGCTGCGATAATCAATGGAATCACCATGGCTGGAATAGAGCTCAGCTACTTTAATAGTATTCTCTACTTTGCAAAAGAAGGCAGAGAATCACACTACCAGGCATTGCACTCATTCTTATTAGGCATCAGAGGAACGATAGCACCATTTATAGGAGCAGCGCTAGTTGCATTCTTTAGAACAAGCCATATCGATATCAGGTTTGTTTTCCTAATATCAATGCTACTTATGCTGCTCGGCGCAGTACTTCAGCTGGTAGGAGTCAAATCAAGATATTAA
- a CDS encoding YtxH domain-containing protein, producing the protein MARKGNFWLGILIGAAAGAMTALLYAPKKGEELRSDIGEKAREAGRKAGEAWGEMKAKASTFASTAKGQISQAAVKSREMVAATKSKVKEAVEAGRQAAEEKRKELEAQMEEKERESPCE; encoded by the coding sequence ATGGCACGCAAGGGAAATTTTTGGCTCGGCATCCTTATTGGTGCAGCCGCAGGAGCTATGACCGCTTTGCTTTACGCTCCCAAGAAGGGTGAAGAGCTTCGAAGCGATATTGGCGAGAAAGCCCGTGAGGCTGGAAGAAAAGCGGGTGAAGCATGGGGTGAGATGAAAGCGAAGGCTTCCACCTTTGCATCAACTGCAAAGGGACAAATTTCCCAAGCGGCAGTTAAGAGCCGTGAAATGGTTGCAGCAACTAAATCAAAAGTCAAGGAAGCCGTGGAGGCTGGACGTCAAGCCGCTGAAGAAAAGCGGAAAGAGCTCGAAGCTCAAATGGAGGAGAAAGAACGCGAGTCCCCTTGTGAGTAA
- a CDS encoding deoxyribonuclease IV yields the protein MRLGVHMRISEGLEAAARTAAEIGCETIQVFAANPNAWNSPPIEPANGALFRKLTTDFGLHPVAVHTPYLLNLASPDWRIYLASAHVLADHVRRAEAIGANFVVTHIGSHKGSGIEQGIKRVASAISKALNQSTGKTALLLENSAGSGDSIGSKFENLRAILDQLSDCAVKLGICLDTAHLWGAGYDVSNKDEIERTFEAFDSIVGMKHLKLLHLNDTKVELGSRVDRHANIGVGKIGEQGFHALLHYQPLANLAGVIEVPAKSIETDIHDLGVLKRLREK from the coding sequence ATGCGACTTGGCGTACACATGCGAATAAGCGAGGGTTTGGAAGCAGCGGCAAGGACAGCTGCGGAGATCGGATGTGAGACAATCCAGGTTTTCGCCGCCAATCCAAACGCTTGGAATTCGCCACCAATCGAACCTGCCAACGGTGCACTCTTTAGAAAGCTCACAACCGATTTCGGCCTCCACCCGGTAGCTGTCCACACACCATACTTGCTTAATCTCGCATCGCCTGATTGGCGTATTTATTTGGCATCAGCTCACGTACTAGCAGACCATGTGCGCCGTGCTGAAGCAATTGGTGCCAATTTCGTCGTAACTCATATAGGGAGTCACAAGGGCTCAGGAATTGAGCAGGGAATCAAACGCGTGGCCAGTGCCATTTCAAAAGCACTGAATCAATCAACTGGAAAGACGGCGCTCCTTCTTGAAAATTCCGCCGGCTCTGGCGATTCAATCGGTTCGAAATTCGAGAACCTGCGGGCAATTCTTGACCAACTAAGCGATTGCGCAGTCAAGCTGGGGATATGCCTCGACACCGCTCATCTTTGGGGAGCGGGATACGATGTGTCAAATAAAGATGAGATTGAACGAACATTCGAGGCATTTGACTCGATTGTCGGAATGAAACATCTCAAGCTCTTACACCTAAACGACACCAAAGTTGAGCTTGGCTCGCGTGTTGACCGGCACGCAAATATAGGAGTGGGGAAAATTGGCGAGCAGGGCTTCCATGCTTTACTGCATTACCAGCCACTTGCAAACCTTGCCGGCGTAATTGAAGTTCCCGCGAAGTCTATCGAGACAGATATCCATGATCTCGGGGTGTTAAAGAGGCTGCGCGAAAAGTAA
- a CDS encoding aminotransferase class IV has product MSEKLIKEWGKVCINGKLVAAEEATVSAIDRGFLYGDGIFETMRVYKGVPFMLNAHLARMAEGCSVISMPTPNMEQVKLWVEETLSANCLSDAYLRITATRGATGLLWYDLDTSSLTVVIMAKPMVQERFSEGLRLMVSSFRSDELSPLSRIKHTGILWKIMARAEARRAGVDDALLLNTKGHVSEATAANIFWVCDGKLFTPALDCGILAGITRAIVIEIANAVGIETQEGYFTLDDIFKAEEVFLTSSTRELVPVRSLGNKQFGDMGYGRMTKLLLSLYQERLPS; this is encoded by the coding sequence ATGTCTGAAAAGCTCATCAAAGAATGGGGCAAAGTTTGCATAAATGGAAAGCTTGTCGCGGCAGAAGAAGCGACAGTTTCGGCTATTGATAGGGGCTTTTTGTATGGAGATGGAATATTTGAAACGATGCGAGTCTATAAGGGAGTACCATTTATGCTCAATGCGCACCTTGCACGCATGGCGGAAGGTTGCTCAGTGATTTCGATGCCCACTCCAAATATGGAACAAGTCAAGCTTTGGGTTGAGGAGACCCTCTCAGCAAATTGTCTAAGCGATGCTTATTTGAGAATTACGGCAACTAGAGGAGCAACCGGTTTGCTTTGGTATGACCTTGATACTTCCAGTCTGACTGTGGTGATTATGGCTAAGCCAATGGTGCAAGAAAGATTCAGTGAGGGGTTACGCTTGATGGTGTCAAGCTTCCGAAGTGATGAGCTTAGCCCTCTTAGTCGTATAAAGCATACTGGAATCCTCTGGAAGATTATGGCTCGGGCGGAGGCTAGGCGTGCTGGAGTGGATGACGCTCTCTTGCTCAACACCAAAGGGCATGTCTCTGAAGCCACTGCCGCAAACATATTTTGGGTATGCGATGGAAAGCTCTTTACGCCAGCGCTGGATTGCGGAATACTTGCAGGAATTACCCGTGCAATTGTTATTGAGATAGCAAATGCCGTCGGAATTGAGACGCAGGAAGGTTATTTCACACTAGACGACATTTTCAAAGCTGAGGAGGTCTTTCTAACCAGCTCGACCAGAGAGCTTGTGCCGGTACGCTCGCTTGGCAATAAACAGTTTGGAGACATGGGTTATGGCCGGATGACCAAGCTGTTGTTGAGCCTGTACCAAGAACGTCTTCCTTCATGA
- the pabB gene encoding aminodeoxychorismate synthase component I, with amino-acid sequence MLTQKLPFWVEPAQVFEHIACLSGSMLLESQPGALYGRLSIICTNPFGTLRTIGRSSFLNMPGERLETNLSPFEILRDLLFRFQTEPNLLAGAIVGYFGYEMGGLIENLPEPQPDDIGMPDCFLGFYNHLAIFDHTEKAIFLNGCSLDGAPDPLPGIMALEKLIIDAQGKANQHHLPRADGRIIAPCSSFTMDEYCAVVNKCKEYIAAGDIYQVNISQRFKVPLTMSPWSMYLKLRDVNPSPYAAYLNCGGFQVVCSSPECFLNYCPGTRIVITKPIKGTRPRGRTPSEDERFARELAASEKDMAENIMIVDLERNDLGRVCEFGSVDVPLLAQVESHSTVHHLVTTVRGRLRQGLGAVDLLTACFPSGSITGAPKIRSMEIINELEPVRRGVYTGSIGYLGFDGSVNLNVVIRTAITKGDLCYFHVGGGIVADSEPDAEYQETLDKGRAFMEVLGCLKSSSKNGAKFA; translated from the coding sequence ATGTTGACCCAGAAATTACCGTTCTGGGTTGAGCCGGCGCAGGTTTTCGAGCATATTGCCTGCCTGTCTGGCTCGATGCTTCTTGAAAGCCAGCCAGGCGCACTTTATGGAAGATTATCGATTATTTGCACCAATCCCTTTGGGACCCTCCGCACAATTGGCCGCAGCAGTTTTCTAAATATGCCCGGTGAAAGATTGGAAACAAATTTATCTCCATTTGAAATACTTCGGGATTTGCTTTTTCGTTTTCAAACCGAGCCCAATCTACTTGCGGGTGCCATTGTTGGATACTTTGGATATGAAATGGGCGGTTTAATTGAGAATCTACCGGAGCCTCAACCTGATGATATTGGCATGCCAGACTGCTTTCTGGGCTTCTATAATCACTTGGCAATCTTTGACCATACAGAGAAGGCAATATTTCTGAATGGATGCTCCCTAGATGGGGCACCAGATCCATTGCCTGGAATCATGGCACTAGAAAAATTGATTATTGACGCGCAAGGCAAAGCCAATCAACATCATTTGCCTAGAGCAGACGGGCGTATAATTGCGCCTTGCTCAAGCTTTACAATGGATGAATACTGCGCGGTTGTTAATAAGTGCAAAGAGTACATTGCGGCTGGCGATATCTACCAGGTAAACATTTCTCAAAGGTTTAAAGTGCCGCTTACAATGTCACCCTGGAGTATGTATCTTAAATTGAGAGATGTCAACCCGTCGCCCTATGCTGCCTATTTGAACTGCGGCGGTTTCCAAGTTGTATGTTCCTCACCCGAATGTTTCCTTAACTACTGCCCCGGCACGCGAATTGTGATTACAAAACCAATTAAAGGCACTCGGCCACGTGGAAGAACCCCAAGCGAGGATGAGAGGTTTGCGAGAGAGCTTGCCGCAAGTGAGAAAGACATGGCAGAGAATATCATGATTGTGGACCTTGAAAGGAACGACCTTGGGAGGGTATGTGAGTTTGGTTCGGTAGATGTGCCGCTTCTCGCGCAGGTGGAAAGCCATTCGACAGTGCATCACCTTGTAACGACTGTTAGGGGTCGCTTGCGGCAAGGGCTAGGAGCAGTGGATTTGCTGACGGCTTGTTTCCCTAGCGGTTCTATTACCGGTGCACCAAAAATACGCTCGATGGAGATTATCAACGAACTCGAGCCGGTTCGCCGCGGAGTATATACTGGCTCGATAGGTTATCTTGGGTTTGACGGCTCGGTTAACTTGAACGTAGTAATTAGGACAGCAATAACAAAGGGTGATTTGTGTTATTTCCATGTTGGTGGGGGCATTGTTGCTGATTCCGAGCCAGATGCCGAGTACCAAGAGACCCTTGACAAGGGTCGAGCATTCATGGAGGTTCTAGGATGTCTGAAAAGCTCATCAAAGAATGGGGCAAAGTTTGCATAA